A region from the Panthera uncia isolate 11264 chromosome D3 unlocalized genomic scaffold, Puncia_PCG_1.0 HiC_scaffold_8, whole genome shotgun sequence genome encodes:
- the HRH4 gene encoding histamine H4 receptor translates to MMRASSLFDEMSASTNSTIALLPSTHIFLAFLMCLVAFAIMLGNAVVILAFVVDQKLRHRSNYFFLNLAIADFFVGMISIPLYIPHTLYGWSSESKLCVFWLIVDYLLCTTSVYNIVLISYDRYQSVSNAISYRTQHIGILKIVALMVAVWVLAFLVHGPIILVSESWNNSSVRVSEKKDCEPGFISKWYILAITSFLEFVVPVLSVAYFNIYIYWRLWKRGNLSRWQSQPGLTSPTPPNNCGRSLRGGLFSRTSLPELKETATSVPSKRHGRKSSLLFSLRAQTNSNIIASKMASLSHCDSLCLHQREHIELLRARKLAKSLAILLGVFAFCWAPYSLFTIIRSFLSPEQRPQTIWYEITFWLQWFNSLVNPFLYPLCHKHFQKAFLRIFHVKKQPILTQNRSMSS, encoded by the exons ATGATGAGGGCCTCTTCATTATTTGATGAGATGTCAGCTTCTACTAATAGCACAATTGCTTTACTACCAAGCACTCacatttttttagcatttttaatgtGCTTAGTAGCGTTTGCTATAATGCTAGGAAATGCTGTGGTTATTCTAGCTTTTGTGGTGGACCAAAAGCTTAGACATCGAAGTAATTACTTTTTCCTTAACTTGGCCATTGCTGACTTCTTTGTTG GTATGATCTCCATTCCTTTGTACATCCCTCACACGCTGTATGGTTGGAGCTCTGAAAGTAAACTCTGTGTGTTTTGGCTCATTGTTGACTATCTTTTGTGTACGACATCTGTGTATAACATTGTACTCATCAGCTACGATCGATACCAGTCAGTCTCAAATGCT ATATCTTACAGAACTCAACACATTGGGATCTTGAAGATCGTAGCTCTGATGGTGGCTGTCTGGGTTCTGGCCTTCTTAGTGCACGGGCCAATAATTCTAGTTTCAGAGTCTTGGAATAATTCCAGTGTCAGAGTCTCGGAGAAAAAGGACTGTGAACCTGGGTTCATTTCCAAATGGTACATCCTCGCCATCACTTCATTCTTGGAATTTGTGGTTCCAGTCTTGTCAGTGGCCTATTTCAACATATACATTTACTGGAGGCTGTGGAAGCGTGGTAATCTCAGTCGGTGGCAAAGCCAGCCTGGACTCACTTCTCCTACCCCTCCCAATAACTGTGGACGCTCACTCAGGGGTGGACTGTTTTCAAGAACATCTCTTCCTGAACTGAAGGAAACAGCAACATCTGTTCCTTCGAAGAGACACGGTAGAAAGAGCAGTCTCTTGTTTTCTCTAAGAGCCCAGACGAATAGCAATATAATTGCTTCCAAAATGGCTTCCCTCTCCCATTGTGATTCCCTGTGTCTTCACCAAAGGGAACACATTGAACTGCTCAGAGCCAGGAAATTAGCCAAGTCACTGGCCATTCTCTTAGGTGTTTTTGCCTTTTGCTGGGCTCCATATTCTCTGTTCACGATCATTCGTTCATTTCTTTCACCAGAACAGCGTCCTCAAACAATTTGGTATGAAATCACCTTTTGGCTTCAATGGTTCAATTCCCTTGTCAATCCTTTTCTGTATCCATTATGTCACAAGCATTTCCAGAAGGCTTTCTTGAGAATATTTCATGTGAAAAAGCAACCCATACTAACACAAAATCGGTCAATGTCCTCTTAA